In Eremothecium gossypii ATCC 10895 chromosome III, complete sequence, the genomic window GCTGATTACGAGCGCTACGCGAACAGCGACTATGCGAAGTACGCGCAAAGTGACCGTTCTACACTAGGTAATAAGTATTAGTGTCTATGCGCTAGTTGCTAGCTGCTTGCATTGTGTAATCCTTCGAGAATGATGACTATCGGAATTTTGATGCGAACGTTTTTTCGGGAACGGCTGAGTAAATAGCCGTTGTAAAAATGGCCTCGACTCATTGATCTCTTGACAGAAGAACTGCACTATAAAGACCAAGTAAAGTATCAGAATCGTGTAAACGTCTACGTCTAAGATTCAAAAATAGCACCTGTCTATCTAGTGAAGGGATTAACCATGGCACAGCAACTACTGAAGCAAGTGTTGCGGACCCTTGCGCTTCCGGTGATAATGCCGCTTTTAGCGCTGAACAGGAGGTTTCGGATATTGGACGATATTCGGACAATCACGTACTTCGTTCAGGCGTTGGTAGCATACGGATGGTGCACACTGACACAACGGTTCCCAACATGGTATGTTTTCGAGGCCCAGGTTGCGAAACATGGGGATTCGCCGTGTATCCGATACTGCCGCCCGCAGGCGCGGAAGGGCGACTTCACGGTGGAGACGTACACTTACCGTGAGACGTACGAGCATGTGCTGCGGCTGTCTTACGTGCTATACCACGACTACGGGGTGCGTGCCGGCGAGCATGTGGCGGTTAACTATGCGAACAAGCCGATGTTCCTGTTCCTATGGCTGGCGCTGTGGAACATCGGCGCTGTGCCGGCATTTGTAAACCACAACCAGAAGGGCACGCCGCTGATTCACTCGGTGAAGATTTCGAACGCGCGCTTGTTATTTGTGGATGCAGGAACGACCAACCTGCCCAAAGGGTCCGAGGCGGAGCTTTTGAAGGAGCTTCCTGAGTTACAGATCCACCACTTTGACGAGGAGCAGATGTTGGCGATTATTAAAAGCGACAAGAGCCCCTCTCTCCTAATCAAACGTGGCGAGCGCACGCCGCGCACCCTCCACGACTATGATCCTGCGATGTTGATCTACACGTCGGGGACGACGGGACTGCCTAAATCGGCAATTATGTCCTGGCGTAAAGCTACTCTTGGATGCTCGCTGTTTGGTTTTATGATGCGTATAAGCCCAGAAAGTGTGGTACTCACGGCCATGCCGCTGTATCACTCGACCGCGGCGTTGCTGGGTGTCTGCGCAGTTTTTACACAGGGCGGCTGTATTGCCATCTCCAATAAGTTTTCGACTACCACATTCTGGAAGGAGGCATATCTGTCCAAGGCCACGCATATCCAGTATGTGGGAGAAGTGTGTCGGTACCTCATGAACGCTCCGAAATCCGAGTACGAAGATATGGCAACAGTTAAGGTCGCTTACGGGAACGGACTCCGCCAAAGTATCTGGATGGATTTCAAAAAGAGGTTCCGCATTGAGGCGATCGGTGAATTCTACGCATCAACTGAGGCGCCATTTGCCACAACTGCCTTCCAACTGGGTACGTTTGGCGTTGGAGCATGCAGGAGCTATGGCAGCCTTGTGCACTGGATACTGTCGTACCAGCAAACTCTAGTGCGGGTTGATCCGGACGATGAGTCGGTAGTATACCGGAACGAAAATGGATTCTGCGAGGTCCCAGCAAGTGATGAACCTGGTGAACTACTAATGCGGATCTTTTTCCCCCGCAAACCGCACACCTCGTTCCAGGGGTACTTGGGCAACAAAAAGGCGACGGAGAGCAAGGTTCTACGCGATGTTTTCAGGAAGGGAGATGCATGGTACCGGTCAGGCGATCTCTTGAAATCCGACAAGTACGGGCAATGGTACTTCGTGGACCGGATGGGTGATACGTACCGGTGGAAATCCGAAAATGTCTCGACTACCGAGGTGGAGAATCAGTTGCTCTCGTTCAACAAGGACCTCTTTGACTGTTTGGTTGTAGTGGGCCTGAAGATTCCAAGCTACGAGGGTAGAGCCGGGTTTGCTGTTATCCAACTGAATCCAGCGCGCCGCGGACTGGACCATGCCAGTTTGTTAGACGACCTTGTCGAGTATTTGAAACATGCTCTTCCTCGGTACGCCTTGCCGCTGTTCATCAAGTTCACAAACCAGCTGGAAACAACCGATAACTATAAGTTCGCCAAGAAACAGTACAAAAACCAGCAGTTGCCTCATGGTGCGGATGGGGACGAGACAATTTACTGGTTAAAAGACTACTCGCAGTACAAAGTCTTGACCGACGAGGACTGGGAGCAGATATCAACCGGAAAGGCAAAGCTTTAGACCAGACAATGCCGGGATTGACACCGGTAGGGAGTTCAAAATAAAAA contains:
- the FAT1 gene encoding long-chain fatty acid transporter FAT1 (Syntenic homolog of Saccharomyces cerevisiae YBR041W (FAT1)), whose amino-acid sequence is MAQQLLKQVLRTLALPVIMPLLALNRRFRILDDIRTITYFVQALVAYGWCTLTQRFPTWYVFEAQVAKHGDSPCIRYCRPQARKGDFTVETYTYRETYEHVLRLSYVLYHDYGVRAGEHVAVNYANKPMFLFLWLALWNIGAVPAFVNHNQKGTPLIHSVKISNARLLFVDAGTTNLPKGSEAELLKELPELQIHHFDEEQMLAIIKSDKSPSLLIKRGERTPRTLHDYDPAMLIYTSGTTGLPKSAIMSWRKATLGCSLFGFMMRISPESVVLTAMPLYHSTAALLGVCAVFTQGGCIAISNKFSTTTFWKEAYLSKATHIQYVGEVCRYLMNAPKSEYEDMATVKVAYGNGLRQSIWMDFKKRFRIEAIGEFYASTEAPFATTAFQLGTFGVGACRSYGSLVHWILSYQQTLVRVDPDDESVVYRNENGFCEVPASDEPGELLMRIFFPRKPHTSFQGYLGNKKATESKVLRDVFRKGDAWYRSGDLLKSDKYGQWYFVDRMGDTYRWKSENVSTTEVENQLLSFNKDLFDCLVVVGLKIPSYEGRAGFAVIQLNPARRGLDHASLLDDLVEYLKHALPRYALPLFIKFTNQLETTDNYKFAKKQYKNQQLPHGADGDETIYWLKDYSQYKVLTDEDWEQISTGKAKL